ATGCCCGGCGTGCGAGGCTGCCTCGTGGGCGCGGACGGTCAGCACGGCGTTCAGGAGCAGTACCCCCTGCTCGGCCCAGCGGTCGAGGTTGCCCGTCGGGGGGATGGGTGTCCCGGTGTCGTCGGAAACCTCCTTGAAGATGTTTTGCAACGAGGGCGGGAACGGCACGCCGTCGCCTACCGAGAAGCAGAGCCCGTTGGCCTGTCCGGGGCCGTGGTAGGGATCCTGGCCGATGATGACGACTTTCAGTTTGTCGAAGGGGCATTTGTCGAAGGCCCGGAAGATATTGCTGCCGCGCGGGTAGATGCGGTGCGTGGCATATTCCTGCCGTACGAATTGCGTAAGGGCGGCGAAATAAGGTTTCTCGAATTCGGGAGAGAGCAGCTCTTTCCAGTCGGGGGCGATCTTTACATCCAT
This Alistipes onderdonkii DNA region includes the following protein-coding sequences:
- the ung gene encoding uracil-DNA glycosylase, translating into MDVKIAPDWKELLSPEFEKPYFAALTQFVRQEYATHRIYPRGSNIFRAFDKCPFDKLKVVIIGQDPYHGPGQANGLCFSVGDGVPFPPSLQNIFKEVSDDTGTPIPPTGNLDRWAEQGVLLLNAVLTVRAHEAASHAGHGWETFTDAVVRAIAQRKQGIVYMLWGSYAQKKGAIADPQRNCILKAVHPSPLSVYRGFFGCRHFSRANEYLLSVGQEPIVW